The following are encoded together in the Triticum dicoccoides isolate Atlit2015 ecotype Zavitan chromosome 6B, WEW_v2.0, whole genome shotgun sequence genome:
- the LOC119323539 gene encoding uncharacterized protein LOC119323539 has translation MLLHLRPPVPARRLDPPTPPFSHDSRSWIQQDPPPLSSHAFLETDTARSSCSSFLYGGVELSALHSMAGLPHPTHRPPWTSLTTMPDEQRRSPAPRGHAVRRSLPSHWWCGSPPTPHTHLPGDRLPAVDSSPPGPFHDGICSSLLPLRGSLVGREKDGGGYYFGGSSRRVCGGASASGYHGRFAWVLGEVQLVVQDVSVREWIHWPAT, from the exons ATGCTCCTCCACCTCCGTCCTCCCGTGCCTGCCCGCCGGCTGGATCCTCCTACACCTCCCTTTTCCCATGATAGCCGGTCATGGATCCAGCAAGATCCGCCACCTCTCTCCTCCCATGCCTTCCTGGAGACGGATACAGCGAGATCCTCCTGCAGCTCCTTCCTCTACGGCGGTGTCGAGCTCTCTGCCCTCCACTCTATGGCCGGGCTCCCGCACCCCACGCACCGTCCACCGTGGACTTCCCTGACAACGATGCCCGACGAGCAGAGGCGCAGTCCGGCTCCACGAGGGCATGCAGTGCGGCGCTCCCTGCCTTCCCACTGGTGGTGTGGTTCGCCCCCCACCCCCCACACCCACCTCCCTGGCGACCGCTTGCCCGCGGTTGATTCCTCTCCGCCTGGTCCTTTCCATGATGGGATCTGCAGTTCTCTTCTACCACTTCGCGGCTCACTTGTTGGTAGAGAGAAGGATGGCGGCGGCTACTACTTCGGTGGGAGCAGCAGGAGAGTTTGTGGTGGCGCTTCTGCCTCTGGATATCACG GGCGGTTCGCTTGGGTCCTCGGTGAAGTGCAGCTGGTTGTGCAAGATGTTTCAGTGCGGGAGTGGATCCACTGGCCAGCGACATAA